The following nucleotide sequence is from Nocardioides eburneiflavus.
CCTCGGGGATGCCCTGGCCCGCGGCGAAGCCGACCACCAGCACGCGTCCCTGCTCGGCCAGGCAGCGCAGCGAGTCGGTGAAGGCATCGCCCCCGACGACGTCGAGCACCACGTCGACGCCCTTGCCGCCGGTGAGCTGCTTGACCGCGTCCTTGAAGTCCGGGCCGATCACGACCTCGTCGGCGCCGGCCGCCCGGGCGAAGTCAGCCTTCGCCTCGGTGCTCACGACCGCGATCGTGCGGGCGCCGAGACCCTTGGCGACCTGGAGGGTGGCGGTGCCGACGCCGCCGGCAGCGCCGTGCACGAGGACCGTCTCGCCCTCCCGCAGGCACCCGCGCTCGTCGAGCGCGAACAGGGCGGTCAGGTAGTTCATCGGCAGTGCCGCACCCTCGTCGTACGACAGCGCGTCGGGCAGCGCGAACGTGAAGATCGCCGGGTTGGCGACCTGCTCGGCGGCGCCGCCGTTGAGGTTCACGCCGGCGACCCGCTGGCCCACCTCGAAGCCACTGGACTCCGGGGAGCCGGGGTCGAGGACCACGCCGGCGAAGTCGACGCCGAGGGTGAACGGCGGCTCGGGCTTGAACTGGTACTCCCCGCGGCTCAGCAGCAGGTCGGGGAACGCCACCCCGACGCTGTGCACCTCGACGAGGACGTCGTGGGGTCCGGGGGTCGGCGGGTCGACCTCGCGCACCTCGACGTCGGCGGGACCGGTGGGCGTGACGACCTGGACTGCGCGCATGCGAAGGAGGGTAGCGAGCAGGGGTGTCAGGCCCGCTTCCACATCAGGGTGAGCACCGCGAGGTCGATGACGATGACGGGGAGGGCCACCGCCCACATCACCGGGTCCGACCACTTGCGGGCGAGCCCGGTCCACGGCAGCACCATCCCGGCGAGCCCGACCACGACGCCGATGGCGATCCACGCCGGCTGCTTGGTGATCACCCCCGCGACGAGCACGATGAGCGACAGGAACACCGCTCCGTTGGTGGCGGCGTCGAGAACGAAGCCCTGGATGAACCGGGCGATGAAACCGCCTGCGCTCATGTCGTCGGAACGTCCTCCGTCGCTCACCCGTCGTCCTCCTGGTCGAGCATCTCGGCCTCCACGGTCCTCGGGTCGAACGTCGGGTCGTCCTCCAGGGCCTGCTTCCAGTCCTCGGCGTAGCGCTGCTCCATCGTCTCGAGGTGCGAGTGCAGCAGCCCTGCGTGCGGCGAGCTTCCCTCGAACACCTCGCCCCAGCTCGTCTCGCCGTCCTCGACCAGTCGGGCCAGGCGCTCCATGTCGGGGCCGAGCCTGCCGTCGAGTGCGTCGCGGTGCAACTGGTGGCGTTCGTCGGGCGTGTGGACAGGGGTCGCGGCCACCCGCGCCAGGTGTCCGCGGGCCATCTCGAGCGTCGCCTGGAAGGCGACCATGGCGGCGGCCACCTGCTCCTCCGGCGTCGGCTCGCTCACGCGGGGACTCGCGGGGCGTCGGGCAGGGACTCGATCGTGACCATGTGGACGAGGCTGATGATGAGGTTCTTGATGGTGGTGATGATCTGCCAGAACGCCATGATCGCCTTGCGTGCGGTCTTGAAGAGCTCCCAGCCCTCCTTGATCGTCTTGACGGCCTTCCACTGCCCCCACACCGGGATGTAGGAGGACGAGATGGCGGCACTGCAGATCGAGATGATCATGCGGATGACGTCGACGACGTTCTGGGCGAGGTCGACCGAGGAGCGGATCATGTCTCGCAGGTGCCCGCTGACCCTGCGCATCGCGCTCGACTGGCTGGACAGCTCGGTGATCCACCGCTCGACGTGGTCGGCGGACCGTGTCGCCGCGCCGCCGCGCCAGGTGCGCGAGATGGCGGCCTGGCCGTGGGAGAGGTTGTCGGTGACCCGGTCGAGGCAGTCGCTCACGTGCTGCCAGGCGGACGCCTGCAGCGCAGCCTTCTCGATGTCCCCGGCGATCCACCGGGTGACGTACTCGCGGGGGTCGATGCCGACGATCCACTCGGTGAGGTCACAGATCTTGTCGAGGACGAATCCGAACGAGACCTCGGGCAGCGCAGCGGTGTCGCAGCTGGGCGCGCCCACCGGGAGCACGCCGGCCACGTCGTAGAAGCCGTCGGCGCGGAGGTCGTCGGTGATGGCCCGGCCGACACCGAAGTCCTGGGCGACGCGCGCGTCGGTCTCCTGGAAGTCGTCGGCCGTCTCTCCCAGCGACGTTGCCGTGGCGCCGAGCCGCACACCCTCCTCGCCGAGCACCGCCGTGAAGGCGGGGACGAGGCCTTCGTACTCGTAGGTCACCAGCTCGAGGATGGCGCCGAAGTCCCCGTCGGGGACGTGCGTGGAGAGGTAGGACGACAGCCCCGTGCAGTCGGTACCGGCCCGGCCGACCTGTCGGGACCAACCGCGCAGGTCGGACAGTTCGACGGCGAGCTGGCTCATCGGAGCCTCCTTCGTGGGCGGGGATGCGTCCTTGATGCCCGTGACCGCGGCCGGCAAGACCTAGCCGACTGCCTTGACCTCGCTGAGCTCGAAGTGCATCGGGTCGGTCCAGCGCCAGTCGCCGCCCCAGGCGAAGCCCCAGGCCTTGAAGATCGCCACGACGTCGCGGTCGATCTCGCCAACGGTGCCGCGCTGGTTGCCCGCGGTGTTGAGGTCGAGGGCGAGGCCGAAGGAGTGGTTGGACAGCGTGGTCGTGTTGGCGATGAAGCGCGGGTAGTAGCACCCGGCGTACTGGCGCGGGTCGATCGCGCCGGCCAGGCCCCGCTGCTCCACCTCCAGCAGCGCGGCGCGCAGCTGCGGGAACAGGTCCTTGTGGCAGGTGACGCTGCCGAGGACGGGCACCGCCTCGGTGCGGATGTTGGCCCTGACCCAGGCCGGGTCGGGCGCGATCCGCCCACCGCCGAGCACGGTGTAGCGGAACGTGCCGACGAGGTCCCCGAGCGTGCCTCCGGTCGGGATCGCGGTGAGCTTCGCGTCGGGGTCGAGCCCGAGGCGCGAGGCGACGTCGAGCATCTGGACCGACGCGTCCTTGCCCACGAGGCGTTCCAGAGGCCCGCGGATCGTGGCGGGGGTGGTGCCGTCGGTCGAGATGAGCAGCCCGTTGTCGGTGGCCATCTCGATGTCGGCGGCCCACGCGGTGTTGACGACCATGTCGATCGTCGGGATCTGGGGGGTGTACGCCCCCACGTGCAGGGTGGGGGCGTCGTCGTCAGTGCCGAGCCGGATCATCCCGTTGGGGTCGGCGAGGCGGCGGACTGCCCTGGAGTCCGCGACGGCCATCTCGCCGCCTGCGACGCGGTCCCAGATCTCCTGGAGGTCGGCGACGTCCGCCTGGGTGAAGTGGCGGAAGCCGCCGGGGTCCACCGCGGCGACGGTCAGCACGCGGTTCTCGAGGCTGACCTGGCCGAGACCGATGCGCTCGGTGTGGGCCACGCCGCGCAGCCGCTCGATCCGCTTCAGCAGCTCGTCGTCGATCGGCTGGTCCCACTGCACGAGGATGTCCGCGCTCCACAACCGGCCGTCACGCTCGCCGGGCGGGTCGACGGCGTGGGCCGGGTCGGCCACGGGCACGGTGGAGGACTTCTCCGTCGGCTCGCTCACCGGCGAGGTGGGTTCGGAGGTGGGCGAGGCGTCCGGCTCCTCGCGGGCGGCGGGATCGCTGCACGCCACGACCAGCAGCGCGAGGGCAGCGGTCGCCGCGACCCCGGCTCCCCGTCGTACGCGCATGCCCAGACCCTAGGCAGTGGGTGTCTGGACGCGGCGCGGAATGGTGAACCACGAGACCAGGCCGCCCACGACGAGCAGGGCGGCGCAGGCGAGCACCGCGGAGCCGTACGCCGTGTCGAAGCGCGCCGGGTCGCGGTAGTCGTCGCCGGCCAGGCCGACCGCCATCGGGAGGGCAGCGATCGCGAGCAGGGACCCGGCGCGTGCCAGCGCGTTGTTGATGCCGCTGGCGACGCCCGCGACCTCGTCGGGGGCGGCCGCGAGGACCGTGGCCGTCAGCGGCGCGACCATCAGCGCCAGCCCGAGGCCGAAGACGGTGAGGCCGGGTGCGACGTCGCGCCACCAGGTCACGTCGGGGCCGACGCGCAGCAGCAGGAGCGTCCCTGCCGCCATCACCAGCGGGCCGAACGTCATCGGGACCCGCGGTCCGATGCGCTCGCCGAGCGCCCCGCCGCGTGCCGCGAGCAGCAGCATGCAGGCGGTGATCGGCAGCGTCGACAGGCCTGCCTGGAGGGCGTTGTAGCCACCGACCGTCTGCAGCTGGAGGACGAGGAAGAACAGGATCGCGCCGAGGGCGGCGTACACCACGAGGGTCATCAGGTTGGCGGCGCTGAAGGTCCGGTCGGCGAAGAGGCCGAGCGGCACCATCGGCCCACGGGAGCGACGCTCGACGGCGACGAAGACCACCGCGGCGACGAGGCCGCACCCCGCGGCCCAGAGGGTCACGGCCCCGCCGGCGTCGGTCAGCGCCCACGTGGTGCCGGCCAGGGCGAGGGCCGCCAGCACGGCGCCGGCGACGTCGAAGCGGCCCTGGGTCCGCGGGTCGCGGCTCTCGGGGACCCACGTCTGCGCCAGCCACACCGTCACTGCGGCGATCGGCAGGTTGATGAGGAAGATCCACCGCCACGACGCGTGGTCCACCAGCAGTCCGCCGACGAGCGGCCCGAGCGCAGCCGCGATCCCGCCGAGGCCCGACCAGGCGCCGATCGCCCGGCTGCGGTCCTCCGCGCGGAACGCACCCTGGATCATCGCCAGGCTCCCCGGGGTGAGCAGCGCGCCGCCGATGCCCTGCAGGACCCGCGCCACGACCAGCACCTCCGCGGTGGGCGCGAGCCCGCACAGCAGCGAGGCCAGCGCGAACCAGACGGTGCCGATCACGAAGACCCTCCGTCGGCCGAGCCGGTCGCCCAGCGAGCCGCCGAGCAGGATCAGGGAGGCGAGGGAGAGGAAGTAGCCGTTGGTGATCCACTGCAGCTGCGCGAGCGAGGCGTCGAGGTCCTCGCCCATCGTGCGGAGCGCGACGTTGACGACCGTGCCGTCCAGCAGCGTCATCCCCGACCCGAGGGTCGCGGCCGCCACCACCGCGCGCGCCGACGGCGTACCCCAGGAGACTCCGCTCACGCGCCCAAGGCTAGGCGTCGACGGTGCCCTGACCGGCGGTCTAGAGCGACTCGCTCCGTCCTTGACCGGGACCGGGCGCAGTCGTTTGATCGCGAGAGACGTCCGCCACCCCCAACCCCCCACCCCCCGACGGGCGCACGACAGGTCAGGAGACCCCATGAACCTCTCGACGCCATCGCCTCGGCGCGCCTCGCGCGCCGCGGGCTCGATCGCGCTGGCGCTCGTCGCCGGCGCCCTCACCTGGGCAGGCACGGCAGTGCCCGCCGAGGCCGCACCGCCGTCGTGCCTCAAGCGCACCAACAACACCCACGCGAAGCTCCTCGAGTGCGTCACCCTCGACGGCGTGCGCGGGCACCAGGCCGCGTTCCAGCGCATCGCCGACGCCAACGACGACGAGTTCTACCCCGGCACCCGGGTCGCCGGCACCGAGGGCTACGCGGCGAGCGTCGACTACGTCGCCGGCAAGCTCCGCGCCGCCGGCTACACGGTCACCCTCGACCCGTTCGACTTCCAGTTCGTCTTCCCCGCGCTGCTGCGCCAGCTCACCCCCGTGTCGGCGGACTACGCGACCGGCACCTACACCGGCTCCGGCAACGGCGACGTCACCGGCTCCGTCGTCCCGGTCGACCTCGCCCTGACGCCGCCGCGCGACAGCACCAGCGGGTGCGAGGCCGCCGACTTCGCCGGCCTCGACTTCAGCGGCCCCAACGACATCGCACTGGTCCAGCGCGGGACGTGCGCGTTCGCGATCAAGGCCGTCAACGCCCAGGCCGCCGGCGCCGAGGCCGTCGTCATCTTCAACCAGGGCAACGACCCGACCCGCGAGGGTCTCATCGTGGGCACCCTCAACCCGTCGTCGGTGCCGGTCACCATCCCGGTCGTCGGTGCCAGCTTCGCCGACGGCGCCGCCCTGGCGCAGGCCGGCTCCACCGCTCGCGTCCGCGTCCTGCCCAGCGAGACCCGTACGGACTACAACGTGCTGGCCGAGAAGCGCGGCGTCCTGAACCCGGACAACGTCGTGATGAGCGGTGCTCACCTCGACAGCGTGGCGGCCGGCCCCGGCATCAACGACAACGGCTCCGGATCCGCCGCGCTGCTCGAGACCGCCCTCCAGATGGCGAAGGTCAAGCCGCTCAACACCGTGCGCTACGCCTGGTGGGGTGCGGAGGAGGCCGGCCTGCTCGGCTCGACGGCGTACGTCACCGGCCTGTCCCAGGCCGAGCGTGACCGCATCGCGCTCTACCTCAACTACGACATGGTGGGCTCGCCCAACCACGTCCTGATGACGTACGACGCCGACGAGTCGACCTTCCCGGCGCCCGCCGGCGTGCCGATCCCGGCCGGGTCCGAGGCGATCGAGGAGCTGTACGAGGGGGTCTACACGTCCCTGGGCCGGCCCTACGACGACACGCAGTTCTCCGGTCGCAGCGACTACCAGGCGTTCATCGTCGCCGGGATCCCGTCCGGCGGCCTGTTCACCGGCGCGGAGGTCGTCAAGACCCCGACGCAGCAGGCCATCTGGGGCGGCACGGCCGGCCAGCAGTTCGACCCGTGCTACCACCTCGCCTGCGACACCTTCGCGAACAACAACAACGCGGCGCTCGACGTCAACAGCGACCTCATCGCCTACGCCGCGCTGACGTACGCGTACTCGACCGAGGCCGTCAACGGCGTCGTGGGCGAGCCCGTGCCGGAGTCGGTCCCGCTCCCCGAGCCGACCGGCCCGGAGGGCACGTTCTGCACCACGGCCGGGTGCCCGTCCGGTGGTCTCCACGACGACCACGAGGGCGAGAGCGAGTGACCGGAGGCGCGTGACATCACGCGAGTGAGAGGGGGACGGCCGCCGGCAGCACCGGCGGCCGCTCCTCCGCTCAGCCCCCGAGGACCTGTCCCGCGAGCCACGCAATGTCGGCGCCGGTCTGCTCCGGCGAGCCGGACGGCTGCATGACGTGGCTGAGCACGACCCGGACGACCATGTCGATCGCCGGGTCGAGGTGGTCGGGGTCGATGCCCGGTGCGTACGGCGCGACCCGCGCGCTGATGACCTCCTTGGCCACGCCCAGCAGCCCGGCGGCGTTGGTCGTCAGCAGCGGGAGCAGCTCGGTGTCGGCGCCGTGGGTCGCGCTGACCACGGCGTGCAGCAGCTTGTTGGCGCTGGCGTGGGTGAGCACGTCGGTGACGGCCTTCTCGATGGCGGCGGCCAGGTCGTCGGGGCGGGCGTCGAAGGCCTGCTCCACCACCTGGAGGAAGCGGGCCAGCTCCTCGAGGATCATCGTCTCGGCGAGCGCCGGCTTGGAGCCCACCTCGTTGTAGACGGTCTGCCGGCTCACCCCGGCCGCCTCGGCGAGGCGCGCCATCGTCACCGACGCCCACCCCGACGAGGTCGTCATCTCGACGGCCGCCGCGACGATGCGGTCGCGGGTCGTCTCGGGCATGCGCCGAGTCTAGGAGCCCCCGGCGTACGCACCGATCGTCAGGCGACCGACCGCTCGGGCTCGCAGGGCACGAAGTCGACCTTCTCGCGCACGCCGCAGTCGGGGCAGCACCAGTCGTCGGGGATGTCGGCCCAGGCGGTGCCGGCGGCGAAGCCCTCGTGCTCGTCGCCCGCCGCGACCTCGTAGACGTACTCGCAGCTCGGGCAGCGCGCGGCGAGCACCTCCTTCTGCGTCTGCCGCTCCTGGGTCTCGACACGGGCTCGTTCCTCGCCCTGCTCAACCGGCGGAGGTGCGGCGGCGTAGCGGCGGAGGTAGGTCTCGCGCTTGCGCGGGCTGATGTTGGCGAGCGACACGTCGCCGCCGAAGTGGTCGACCACGCGCTGGTCCATCACCCGGCGCCAGACGGCGGGCACGATGGCCAGGACGATCATCCCGGCGTACCCCGTCGGGAGCACCGGGCTCTCCTCGAAGTCGCGCAGCGTCTGGTAGCGCCGCGTCGGGTTGGCATGGTGGTCGCTGTGCCGCTGGAGGTGGTAGAGCAACACGTTGGTCGCGATGTTGTTGGAGTTCCAGCTGTGGCTGGGCAGCACCCGCTCGTAGCGCTGGCGCTCGCCCTCGCCGACCTTCTGCCGCAGCATCCCGTAGTGCTCCATGTAGTTGACGACCTCGAGCAGGGAGAACCCGACGACCGCCTGGATGACGAGGAAGGGCAGCACCTCGACGCCGAAGGCGGCGATGATCGCGGCCCACAGCACGACCGTCATCAGCCACGCGTTGAGCACGTCGTTGTCCAGGCGCCAGGGGCTCTGCTTGCGGCGGGCCAGGCGACGCTTCTCCAGGCGCCAGGCAGACCTCAGGGAGCCACCGACCGTACGGGGCCAGAACTGGTAGAAGTTCTCGCCCAGCCGGGCGCTCGCCGGGTCCTCCGGGGTCGCGACGCGGACGTGGTGGCCGCGGTTGTGCTCGATGTAGAAGTGGCCGTAGAAGACCTGCGCGAGCGCGATCTTGGACAGCCAGCGCTCGTTGGCCTCCTTCTTGTGGCCGAGCTCGTGCGCGGTGTTGATGCCGATGCCGCCGATGCAGCCGATGGAGACGGCCAGTCCGATCTTGTCGAGCGTCGACAGCGGCTGGTCGGCGAGCAGGCCGAAGCCGTCCCAGCCGCCGACCACTGCCATGGCGCCGAGGAAGCCGGCGTACTGGATCGGGAGGAAGAGATAGGTGATCCAGCGGTAGTAGCGGTCCTGCTCCAGCGCCTCGATGACGTCGTCCGGCGGGTTGGAGCGGTCGAGCCCCGCGACGAGGTCGATCGCCGGGACGACGCCGAGGATCACGATCGGCCCGATCCAGAACCAGACGCTCCAACCGGTCGCGAGGTGGCCGCCGAAGGCGACGAACGCCAGGCTCGGCACCACCAGGCCGATCAGCCAGAGGTAGCGCTTGCGGTCCTTCCAGAGCTCCGTCGTGCCGTCGGGCACCGTGCCGCTGGGGGCGAGTCGCGTGGGCATCCGGGTGGGGTAGCCGGCCATGGTCGTGACCTCCTGCCGTGGGGTTTACAAGACCATACGATCTGTAAACTCCTTTGACAAGAGCCATTGATCTGTCAACAGCCGTCTCGTCGGGTGTTGCCCCCGTCACACCTCCCGAGCGCTGGCGATAGGTTGTGTGCCATGGAACACCCCTTCGGCATCGACTTCGGCGGCACCGGCATCAAGGGCGCCCCTGTCGACCTCGAGGTCGGCGACTTCGCCCACGACCGGGTCCGGATCGACACCCCCAAGCCGGCGACGCCGCAGGCCGTCGCCAAGGTCTTCGGCGAGATCGTCGGCAGCTTCCCCGCCTCGACCAGGCCCGTCGGGGTGACCGTGCCCGGCATCGTGCGCCGCGGCGTCGTGCTGTCGGCCGCCAACATCGACAAGTCGTGGATCGGCGAGGACGCCGACGCCATCTTCACCGAGGCGCTCGGCCGCGAGGTCCACGTCGTCAACGACGCGGACGCCGCCGGGCTCGCCGAGGCCGAGTACGGCGCGGCGAAGGGCCGCGGCGGTCTCGTCATGGTCATCACGCTCGGCACCGGCATCGGCTCGGCGATGATCTGGGACGGCCAGCTCGTGCCCAACTCCGAGATGGGCCACCTCGAGCTCGACGGCGCGGTCGCCGAGGTCACCACCGCCACCAGCGCGCGCGAGCGCGAGGGGCTGACCTGGGAGGCGTGGGCGAAGCGGCTCACCGCCTACTTCCGCCACCTCGACCGGCTGTTCTCCCCCGACCTGTTCGTGATCGGCGGCGGGGTCAGCAAGTCGTGGGACAAGTTCGGCCACCTGATCGAGGTCGAGACCGAGATGGTCCCCGCCACGCTCCAGAACCGCGCTGGCATCGTCGGCGCCGCGCTCGTCGCGCACCGCAAGGCCGGCAGCTCCGACTGAGCTGCCTCCTGGTCGCAACCACCGGCTACCCGGTGGTTGCCGCGCTTCCTGCCCGCTGCAACGGCCGACAACCGTACGAAAGGGACTGGAACCCCTGCCCTACGGCTCGAGGACCCGCTCGAAGGCCGCGGCGGCCCCGCGCAGGTAGCGCTCGACCACGGCCTTCTCCTCCTCGGTGAAGGAGGCGTCGTGCCGGTCGAGCGCGGCGAACATCGGCATCAGGTGCCCGACGACCTCGCCGCGCCCGGAGTCGGTGATGTGGAGGTCGGTGCGCCGGCGGTCCAGCTCGTGGGGGCGGCGCTCGACGTGGCCGCGGGCGACCAGTCGGTCGACGATGCCGGTGGCGGCCGCCGTCGACACCTCGAGGCGTCGTGCCACCTCGGCCGGCCCGATCTGCTCACGGCTGAGGTGCTCGAGCGTGACCAGCTCGGTCTCGCTGAGCCCGGCGCGGCGGGCCACCACGTGGGTGACGCGGCTGCCCGCGGCGACGAGGTCACGCAGCGCCAGGAGCGTCGGCGGCTGCGTCCGCTCCCGACCGCGCTCGACCCACGGAGGGACCGCGTCGGGCTGGTGCTGGTCGGTCACGCGAGGGCTCCGGTGTCGTGGTCGTGCCTGCAGGCGGCGGCGCGGGTGGCGGTGCTGGTGGCTTGCCAGCGTAACCACGCTACCGTTAACTTGATAAGTAACTTGGTTAGCAATCACCTTGCCTAGCGACCTCCCCGACCTGAGGATCCTCCGTGTCCCACCACCGCATCCCCGCGCCTGCCCGTGCCCTCACCGGTCCCCGACTCGCGTGGCTCGTGGCCCTCGGGCCCCTCCTGATGGCACTCGCCGTGATCGCCTTCCTGCCCGAGGGCGAGCGGGAGGCATCCCCGGTCGACACCCGCCCCGCGGGTGCCGACAGCACGCTCGCGGTCGAGCTCGCCGAGCAGCTGCCCGAGGACGAGGGCCAGGTCGCCATCGTCCTGTGGACGGCCGGGTCCGGGGAGCTCGACGAGTCCGTACGCGGCCAGCTCACCGAGCAGGGTGTCGCCCTGCTCGCCGCCGCCGGCGACGAGGGCCGGGGCGGGAATCCCGACGGACCCCCCCGAGGCGCAGAGGGCCAGCAGTCCCCCGTCGTCGTGGCCGAGGACGGGACGGCCGCCTTCGTCGCGGTCCCGGTGACCTCCACGTCGGCCACCGACAACATCGACCGGGTCGAGGAGCTGCGCGACCGGCTGCGCGAGGACGCCCCGGACGACGTCGAGGTCCAGGTGACCGGGCCGGCCGGCATCCAGGCCGACATCGGGCAGGTCTTCGACGGCGCCGACATCCGACTGCTCGCCACCACGGCCGCGATCGTGGCGCTCCTGTTGATCATCACCTACCGCAGCCCGGTTCTCTGGCTGGTGCCGCTGGCCGTCGTGGGCATCGCCGACCGCTTCGCGGCCATCGTCGCCACCAACGTGCTCGAGGTGGCGGGCGTCGCGTGGGACGAGTCGACCGTCGGCATCCTGAGCGTGCTGGTCTTCGGCGCCGGCACCGACTACGCCCTGCTGCTCATCTCCCGCTACCGCGACGAGCTCAAGACCACCGACTCGCGCCACGAGGCGATGGCGCGGGCGCTGTCGCGGACCTTCGAGGCCGTGCTCTCCAGCGCGACGACCGTCGTGCTCGGCCTGCTGACCCTGCTGCTCTCCGCGATCCCGACCACTCGCGGCCTCGGCCTCGCCTGTGCGGTCGGCGTGGTGATCGCCGCGACCTTCGCCCTCGTCGTGCTGCCGGCGGCACTCGTGCTGTTCGGCCGCTGGGTGTTCTGGCCGCGGGTGCCGCACGTCGGCGACGCGGTGCTGGTCGACTCGCGCGGCGTGTGGCGCCGGGTCGGCGACGCCGTGGCCCGTCGCCCGCGCACGTTCGTGGCCGGCACGGTGGCCGGTCTCGCCCTGCTCGCCGTCGGCACCACCTCGATCATCACGGGCCTCGACCCGGCCGACCAGTTCCTCCAGCGACCCGAGGCCATCGCGGCCGCCGAGCGCCTCGGCGAGTCCTTCCCCGCCGGCACCTCCGACCCCGTCCAGGTCGTCACCCGCGCCGAGCCCGAGCAGGTGCTCGCCGCGGTGGAGACCGTCGACGGGGTCGACTCCGCCCGCATCACGACGAACGCCGACGGCATCGCGCTCATCGACGCCGTCCCCGACGCGGCGCCGGGCAGCGACGCCGCCGAGGCGGTCGTGCTCGACGTCCGAGACGCGGTCGCCGGCTTCGACGACACCCACGTGGGCGGAGGGGACGCGGAGTCGATCGACGCGGCCGACCACGCCGCGCAGGACCGCCTGCTCATCCTCCCGCTCATCCTCCTGCTGGTGCTGGGGGCGCTCGTGCTGCTGCTGCGCTCGCTGGTCGCACCGCTCCTGCTCGTCGCGACCGTGCTGGCGACGTACGCCGCGAGCATGGGCGCGTCCTGGTGGCTGTTCCAGTGGGTCTTCGACTTCCCGGCGATGGACACCGGGGTGCCGCTCCTGGCGTTCCTGTTCCTGGTCGCGCTGGGCGTGGACTACAACATCTTCCTCGTCACCCGGGCCCGCGAGGAGGCGCGCGAGCACGGCACCCGTACGGGCATGCTCCGCGCGCTGACCGCGACCGGAGGCGTCATCACGAGCGCCGGCATCCTGCTCGCCGCGGTCTTCGCCGTCCTCGGCGTGCTGCCACTGGTCGTGCTCGCCCAGCTCGGCGCGATCATCTTCGTCGGCGTGCTGCTCGACACCCTCGTCGTGCGCACGGTGCTGGTCCCGGCGCTCGCGCTGACCCTCGGCGAGACGTTCTGGTGGCCGCGGAAGGTCGGGCCCGCCTGA
It contains:
- a CDS encoding MarR family winged helix-turn-helix transcriptional regulator: MTDQHQPDAVPPWVERGRERTQPPTLLALRDLVAAGSRVTHVVARRAGLSETELVTLEHLSREQIGPAEVARRLEVSTAAATGIVDRLVARGHVERRPHELDRRRTDLHITDSGRGEVVGHLMPMFAALDRHDASFTEEEKAVVERYLRGAAAAFERVLEP
- a CDS encoding MMPL family transporter encodes the protein MSHHRIPAPARALTGPRLAWLVALGPLLMALAVIAFLPEGEREASPVDTRPAGADSTLAVELAEQLPEDEGQVAIVLWTAGSGELDESVRGQLTEQGVALLAAAGDEGRGGNPDGPPRGAEGQQSPVVVAEDGTAAFVAVPVTSTSATDNIDRVEELRDRLREDAPDDVEVQVTGPAGIQADIGQVFDGADIRLLATTAAIVALLLIITYRSPVLWLVPLAVVGIADRFAAIVATNVLEVAGVAWDESTVGILSVLVFGAGTDYALLLISRYRDELKTTDSRHEAMARALSRTFEAVLSSATTVVLGLLTLLLSAIPTTRGLGLACAVGVVIAATFALVVLPAALVLFGRWVFWPRVPHVGDAVLVDSRGVWRRVGDAVARRPRTFVAGTVAGLALLAVGTTSIITGLDPADQFLQRPEAIAAAERLGESFPAGTSDPVQVVTRAEPEQVLAAVETVDGVDSARITTNADGIALIDAVPDAAPGSDAAEAVVLDVRDAVAGFDDTHVGGGDAESIDAADHAAQDRLLILPLILLLVLGALVLLLRSLVAPLLLVATVLATYAASMGASWWLFQWVFDFPAMDTGVPLLAFLFLVALGVDYNIFLVTRAREEAREHGTRTGMLRALTATGGVITSAGILLAAVFAVLGVLPLVVLAQLGAIIFVGVLLDTLVVRTVLVPALALTLGETFWWPRKVGPA